In one Alnus glutinosa chromosome 12, dhAlnGlut1.1, whole genome shotgun sequence genomic region, the following are encoded:
- the LOC133852046 gene encoding photosystem II reaction center W protein, chloroplastic-like: MATITTPATNFSRLLPRAGLFLGVESSAVLGLPRMVTRGKLRCSLQEKPSAASGTGSNASMVASLAAAAASWAVTTSATGPAMALVDERLSTEGTGLPFGLSNNLLGWILFGVFGLIWALYFIYASSLEEDEDSGLSL; encoded by the exons atggcgacAATAACGACGCCGGCGACCAACTTTTCAAGATTGTTACCTCGCGCCGGTCTTTTTCTCGGAGTTGAGTCGTCCGCCGTTCTTG GGTTGCCAAGAATGGTGACAAGGGGGAAGCTTAGGTGTAGCCTGCAGGAGAAGCCATCCGCCGCGAGCGGCACAGGCTCAAATGCTAGCATGGTTGCATCATTGGCAGCAGCTGCAGCATCATGGGCTGTGACCACAAGCGCTACAGGGCCAGCCATGGCTTTGGTGGATGAGAGGCTGAGCACAGAAGGAACAGGGCTTCCCTTTGGTTTGAGCAACAATCTTCTTGGGTGGATactttttggtgtgtttggtcTGATTTGGGCTCTCTATTTCATTTACGCTTCAAGCTTAGAAGAGGATGAGGATTCTGGGTTGTCCCTCTAA
- the LOC133852045 gene encoding pathogenesis-related protein PR-4-like: MERLSVCLVLFLCLLATATAQQCGRQAGGKTCTNNLCCSQHGYCGTTDDYCLLSNNCQSNCKSGSGSGSGGGQSASNVRATYHFYKPEQNGWNLNAVSAYCSTWDANKPLAWRSKYGWTAFCGPVGPRGQDSCGKCLKVTNSGTGAQITVRIVDQCSNGGLDLDEGVFRKIDTDGKGYAQGHLTVSYQFVNCGD; the protein is encoded by the exons ATGGAAAGGCTTAGCGTATGCTTGGTGTTATTTCTCTGCCTCCTTGCTACCGCAACTGCCCAACAGTGCGGCAGGCAAGCCGGTGGCAAAACATGTACAAACAACCTTTGCTGTAGCCAGCATGGTTACTGTGGGACAACTGATGACTATTGCTTACTTTCCAACAACTGTCAGAGCAATTGTAAGTCTGGCAGCGGCAGCGGCAGCGGTGGTGGTCAGAGCGCCTCTAATGTCAGAGCAACGTACCACTTCTACAAACCTGAGCAGAATGGCTGGAACTTGAACGCCGTGAGCGCGTATTGCTCGACGTGGGATGCCAACAAGCCGTTGGCATGGCGGAGCAAATATGGCTGGACAGCGTTTTGTGGACCTGTTGGGCCTCGTGGACAAGACTCCTGTGGCAAGTGCTTAAAG GTGACGAACAGTGGGACAGGAGCTCAAATAACAGTGAGAATCGTAGATCAATGCAGCAATGGAGGTCTTGATCTGGACGAAGGCGTGTTCCGAAAAATAGACACGGATGGAAAAGGCTATGCCCAGGGCCACCTTACTGTCAGCTACCAGTTTGTCAACTGCGGTGATTGA